The DNA segment GGGGCCCCGAGGCCACCCCAGGCCGCAGCTGGCGGCCGCTGGCACCCGTGTCGGGTAACTAGGCCAGGGCTGGTTCCCGCGGCTCGCCGCCGCCGGAGAGTTGGGCTCCGCCGAGGCCACCCCGCGCGGCAGCTCCACAAGCCCCGGGCGGCGCTGGAGGTGAGGCTCTCGCCCAAAGGCACCCTCCCCGCGCCCGGGCGGCGGTGAGTCAGGGCGCGTTATGCAAGTCCTGGCCCGCCGGCCCCGGCGCCTCCCCCTCGGTCTTTCATCCCGCGCCGTTACGAAAGCGCGACCCCCCTCCCCCCGGAGCTTTATATAATGCGGCCgggcggcccccgctcgcctcccTAGCTCCACGCGCGCCCGGACCCGCGACCAGGCTTGAGCGCAGCTCCCGACCGTGAGCGGCGGCCCGGCGGGACCGGGGGGCCGGCGCGGGAAGGATGGGGGGCCGGGATGAACGGGATGGGGGTACGGTGGCAGGAGGGATGGGGGACCGGGGGCCGGCGGGATGAGGGCTCGGCGCAGGCGGGATGGGGTCTAGGGACCGGCAGTGGCGGGTCGGCTGGTCCGGCCGCCAGGCGCTCACGGCGCGCGGTTCCCGCAGGGCGGACTCCTGAGCAAGATGGAGTGGGTGTGGGCGCTGGTGCTACTGGCGGCGCTGGGCAGCGCCCGGGCGGAGCGCGACTGCCGGGTGAGCAGCTTCCGAGTCAAGGAGAACTTCGACAAGGCTCGCGTGGGTATCTGCGTCCCGGATGCCCCGCGTTCCCCTTTACCGGCGGCCGGCCGTGCGCTCCCGGACACCAAACGCTGCTCTACTCTCTTCCCCAGTTCTCCGGCACCTGGTACGCCATGGCCAAGAAGGACCCCAAGGGCCTCTTTCTGCAGGACAACATCGTCGCCCAGTTCATGAACGAGAATGGCCACATGACAGCCACGGCCAAGGGCCGAGTCCGTCTCTTTAAGTCAGTGACCTCTCGGGGGCTGCGCTCTTTGCGCTGCAGGGTCCCCCGGGCTGAGCGCCAAACCCTGTTTGGGGAGGGACGGGAGCACCCGGGGTGGGATGCAGGGAGCCCTTCGCCCAGCCTGGCTGACGATCCCCTTGGCTTCTGCAGTAATTGGGACCTGTGCGCAGACATGCTGGGCACCTTCACAGACACCGAGGACCCTGCCAAGTTCAAGATGAAGTACTGGGGCGTAGCGTCCTTTCTCCAGAAAGGAAGTAAGTAGTCGGCTTAGTGGGACTGTCTTGGGGGATGGGAGACATACCTAGCCAAAAGGCTGGGTTTCTCCTCCAGTGGCACCCTTGGGAAGAACGGTCTGTAAGCAACCAGAACTCTCAGCAGGGCTTAAAGCTAGAGGGGTGAAATTGCAAGTAGCCAGGCCCCTTCACTgcgcccaccccatcccccagctCAAAAACCTGGCCCAAGCTCAAAAGGCTCTTGGGCCTGTCACGT comes from the Balaenoptera ricei isolate mBalRic1 chromosome 16, mBalRic1.hap2, whole genome shotgun sequence genome and includes:
- the RBP4 gene encoding retinol-binding protein 4, with translation MEWVWALVLLAALGSARAERDCRVSSFRVKENFDKARFSGTWYAMAKKDPKGLFLQDNIVAQFMNENGHMTATAKGRVRLFNNWDLCADMLGTFTDTEDPAKFKMKYWGVASFLQKGNDDHWIIDTDYDTYAVQYSCRLLNFDGTCADSYSFVFARDLNGFSPEVQKIVRQRQEELCLARQYRLIVHNGYCDGESE